Proteins from a single region of Corylus avellana chromosome ca11, CavTom2PMs-1.0:
- the LOC132164943 gene encoding egg cell-secreted protein 1.4-like — protein sequence MANISAARDLPAMRPRDNLAAARPENSTGVLPCINALTQVKSCSGDIIIFLRQGYTHHISPYCCRAISLITHHCWPALLISIGFTPKEGNILGSYCDAPVFSPAPPLSQGDHAPAPAPLKKGSPARPA from the coding sequence ATGGCAAATATAAGTGCAGCAAGGGATTTGCCGGCCATGAGGCCTAGAGACAATCTTGCAGCAGCGAGGCCTGAAAACAGTACAGGCGTTTTGCCTTGCATCAACGCACTCACGCAGGTAAAATCCTGCTCAGGTGACATTATCATTTTCCTCCGCCAAGGCTATACCCACCATATTAGCCCCTACTGTTGCCGTGCAATTTCTCTCATAACCCATCATTGCTGGCCTGCCTTGCTCATTTCCATCGGTTTTACTCCTAAGGAAGGCAATATTCTTGGGAGCTACTGTGATGCACCCGTCTTTTCTCCTGCACCTCCCCTTTCGCAAGGTGATCATGCTCCAGCTCCGGCTCCACTTAAGAAAGGCTCCCCGGCTCGTCCGGCCTAG